A region of the Dyadobacter sp. CECT 9275 genome:
ATGCCGGCACATGGGCGCTGGCAAGGGAAAAGGTCGAGCTATACCGCTATGAATGTATCCTCTTAGACTTAATGCTGCCTGGCGGCGACGGGCTGGATATTCTTGACATCCTTAAAGAACAAGGTCAGCAGGACGGGGTAATTATTATTTCAGCCAAGAACGACTACGAAAACAAAATCAGAGGCCTTCATGCAGGCGCGGACGATTATCTGGCTAAGCCCTTCCATTTACCTGAACTGGCAGCGCGCATTTACTCAGTCATCCGGCGCAGGAGCTTTGCCAACCAAAACAATGTTGTGCAAAACGAGCTGAAAGTAGATTTGTCATCAAGGGTTGTGACTGTCAATGGAGCGGTAGTTTCATTAACCCGCAAGGAGCTGGATCTGCTATTGTATTTTATCAGCAATAAAAACCGTGTGATCGGCAAAAGCGCATTGGCTGAGCATTTGTCTGGCGACATTGCCGATATGTTTGATAACCATGATTTTGTTTACGCGCATGTAAAAAACCTTAAAAAGAAATTGACCGAAGCTGGTTACGGTAATTATCTCAAAACGATTTACGCGACTGGCTACAAATGGGAAGGATGAAAAAATTGCTGGACCAAAGCCTTCGCCCGCTGGTGATTTATGCGATGGTCGTACTGATCATAAGCATTCCCGTTTATTTTTTGACCATCAACTGGATCTGGGAAAATGAACTGGATAAACACCATTATGCGATCCGCGAAAAACTTGAAAAAAGACTGACCAGCATGGATCTTCCAGACAGCTCGGTGAGTGAAATGATCAATATGTTAGATAAAGTGCAGCCGGGATTTTCATTTACCCAAACTGCTGCGCCCAGTCCCGACAGCAGTTACACGCTTATCCGGTTTGATACTTTCATGAATGACCGTGAACAGTTTCGATGTTTGACGACCGATATCCGGGTGAATGGAACACTCCTGCGGGTCCTGATTGAAACCAATATGGAAGAAATCGACGAAACGATCCTGGCGATCGCAGCAGTTACTATTTTCTTCTTTATCCTGCTATTGGCCGGCTTTGTTTACCTAAACCGCAAGACTTCACTGCGCGTCTGGCGGCCATTTTATGAAACACTGGCCAGTCTCCATGCTTTTAGATTGGAAGGTGGTAAACCGGCAGCATTACCTGTTTCACAAGTAACCGAATTTACTGACCTGAATCAAAGCCTTGACAGGCTTATGGAAGCAAGTTTAGCCTCGTACAGACAACAAAAGGAATTTACTGAAAATGCCTCCCACGAGCTGCAAACACCATTAGCAATCATCAAATCCAAGCTCGACCTGCTGCTGCAAAGTCGCTCGCTCGACCAGTCGCAAATGCAGATCCTTGAAGATGCCTATCAGGCCATTAACCGCGTCACAAGGATCAATAAAAACCTTTTACTCCTGGCAAAAATCGAGCATGCACAGTTTGACGGGCAGCAGGACATTTCCTTACCGACATTGCTTACTGCGCTGAGCGTGCAATTTGCCGACAGGTTTGAAAGCAGCGGCATTCGCTACATTCAGCAAGTAAGTGAAATGACTTTGCAGGCCAATCCGATGCTTTTGGAAATCCTGATTACAAACCTGCTTGTGAACTCGTTGCGCCACACCCCGGCAGGTGGCAGTGTTTCCATACGCGCGGAACAGCGCAAACTAATATTTGCAAACACGGGCACATCACCGCTTGATGAGCAAAACCTTTTCCGGCGGTTTGCGCAGGCATCCTCTGAGCACGCTGGTAGTGGGCTTGGACTTGCTATCGCCCGTGAGATCTGTGAGCGCTACAACTGGCAGATCGCGTATGATTTCGACTGCAGCCATCATCATTTTACTGTCAGCTTCTAAAATTCTAAATTTCTTCCAAATCAATGTGGACTTTCGCCATCAGATCAAACGAAACGAATCTGAATGGCATTCAAAAAATCATTAATCCTGCTCGTATTGATGGCGGTGCTGCACAGCGCCCAGGCGCAGGTGAGTAAGGTCACACTGTCGGGACAGGTCTCTTCGCTTCCTAAGAAGGAAATGCTGCCTTTTGTTAACGTGATTTTGAAAACTGCAAAGGACAGCGCGTTTGTGACAGGCACTATCACAGCTTCCGATGGACGTTTTACACTATCCGATATTGCACCCGGAAATTACTTGGTAGAATGTGCTTCCCTGGGTTTCCAAACAATTAAAATGCCAGTCACGGTAGGCGCATTAAGCGCTTTTCTTGACCTAGGCGTGCTTGAAATGAGTGAAAACGCCCAGGTTTTGCAGGAAGTGACTGTCACCGGGGCTCAGGCCGATGGCGTGGATGCCCGTCTTGATCGGAAAGTTTTCGATATCAGCAAAAACATCAGCCAAAGTGGTGGGTCGATTCTGCAAGCACTCAAAAATCTGCCTGGTGTGACGGCTGGTGAAGACGGCAAGGTGATGCTACGCGGGAGCGACAAGGTCGCCGTATTGGTTGATGGCAGGCAAACGGCTCTGACCGGTTTTGGAAACCAGA
Encoded here:
- a CDS encoding response regulator transcription factor, which encodes MKILIIEDEPELAADIGAYLSAQDYLCEYAGTWALAREKVELYRYECILLDLMLPGGDGLDILDILKEQGQQDGVIIISAKNDYENKIRGLHAGADDYLAKPFHLPELAARIYSVIRRRSFANQNNVVQNELKVDLSSRVVTVNGAVVSLTRKELDLLLYFISNKNRVIGKSALAEHLSGDIADMFDNHDFVYAHVKNLKKKLTEAGYGNYLKTIYATGYKWEG
- a CDS encoding sensor histidine kinase; its protein translation is MKKLLDQSLRPLVIYAMVVLIISIPVYFLTINWIWENELDKHHYAIREKLEKRLTSMDLPDSSVSEMINMLDKVQPGFSFTQTAAPSPDSSYTLIRFDTFMNDREQFRCLTTDIRVNGTLLRVLIETNMEEIDETILAIAAVTIFFFILLLAGFVYLNRKTSLRVWRPFYETLASLHAFRLEGGKPAALPVSQVTEFTDLNQSLDRLMEASLASYRQQKEFTENASHELQTPLAIIKSKLDLLLQSRSLDQSQMQILEDAYQAINRVTRINKNLLLLAKIEHAQFDGQQDISLPTLLTALSVQFADRFESSGIRYIQQVSEMTLQANPMLLEILITNLLVNSLRHTPAGGSVSIRAEQRKLIFANTGTSPLDEQNLFRRFAQASSEHAGSGLGLAIAREICERYNWQIAYDFDCSHHHFTVSF
- a CDS encoding TonB-dependent receptor, whose amino-acid sequence is MAFKKSLILLVLMAVLHSAQAQVSKVTLSGQVSSLPKKEMLPFVNVILKTAKDSAFVTGTITASDGRFTLSDIAPGNYLVECASLGFQTIKMPVTVGALSAFLDLGVLEMSENAQVLQEVTVTGAQADGVDARLDRKVFDISKNISQSGGSILQALKNLPGVTAGEDGKVMLRGSDKVAVLVDGRQTALTGFGNQTSLDNIPASAIERIEIINNPSARYDANGNAGIINIIYKKNKQEGFNGKIGLTTGLGALWVRKENFPGIRPQSRNTLKLNPSVALNYKKKK